The following coding sequences are from one Loxodonta africana isolate mLoxAfr1 chromosome 18, mLoxAfr1.hap2, whole genome shotgun sequence window:
- the KIF2B gene encoding kinesin-like protein KIF2B: MASQFCLPLAPCLSSLKPWKPHFGDVQVGICVAIKRSDGRIHLAVVTEINRENAWVTVEWVEKEVKKGKKIDLETIFLLNPALASAKHPTAPKPLSPLSLASPSAIGDQRTATRWMAIIPQKNETPSGDSLAVRVPSNPCLVKRKKSTCVREIEKLQRQREERRRQQLEIRAQRAHDVNSGNPNSEVMRMIEEYRRHLNGSRVSGLEPLEAHRICVCVRKRPLNQQETIMKDLDIITIPSNNVVMVHESKQKVDLTRYLENQTFCFDHAFDDTASNELVYQFTAQPLVESIFRKGMATCFAYGQTGSGKTHTMGGAFSGRDQDCSNGIYALVAQDVFLLLKNSAYEKLDLKVYGTFFEIYGGKVYDLLNWKKKLQVLEDGNQQVQVVGLWEQEVCCVEDVLNLVELGNSCRTSGQTSVNAHSSRSHAVFQVILKAQGELHGKFSLIDLAGNERGADTAKGNRKRQLEGAEINKSLLALKECIRALGQNKPHTPFRASKLTQVLRDSFIGQNSSTCMIATISPGMASCENTLNTLRYANRVKELTLNVRPHHRSLYLVGPEEPKMLEKHISNSEMSLQRDEFIKIPCIPSGIQSGEEKIKGEIETLSTPSMENAMTSWKESNQWPTKVKETMDAVNYDVDFCIAQLLVILDQKIGVLTEVQKKLRLLQSDFQKKSKVE; encoded by the coding sequence ATGGCCAGCCAGTTCTGCCTCCCGCTTGCCCCGTGCCTCTCGTCCCTGAAACCCTGGAAGCCACACTTCGGAGATGTCCAAGTGGGCATCTGCGTGGCGATAAAGCGCAGTGACGGGAGGATCCACCTGGCTGTGGTCACGGAGATCAACAGAGAAAACGCTTGGGTCACGGTCGAGTGGGTCGAGAAGGAAGTCAAAAAAGGCAAGAAGATTGATCTGGAGACCATATTCCTCCTGAATCCAGCACTGGCCTCAGCTAAACACCCCACGGCACCTAAGCCATTGTCCCCTTTGTCCCTAGCGTCCCCTTCTGCCATCGGAGACCAGCGTACGGCTACCCGATGGATGGCGATAATCCCCCAGAAAAATGAGACTCCTTCAGGGGACAGCCTGGCCGTGCGGGTCCCCAGCAACCCTTGCTTGGTGAAACGGAAAAAGTCAACTTGTGTGCGAGAAATCGAGAAACTGCAGAGGCAGCGGGAGGAGCGCAGGCGGCAGCAGTTGGAGATCCGAGCCCAGCGTGCTCACGATGTCAACTCAGGAAACCCCAACTCCGAGGTCATGCGCATGATCGAGGAGTACCGCCGGCACCTGAACGGCAGCAGGGTGTCTGGCCTGGAGCCCCTGGAAGCCCACCGGATCTGCGTCTGCGTGAGGAAACGGCCTCTCAACCAGCAAGAAACCATCATGAAGGACCTGGATATCATCACTATCCCCTCGAACAACGTAGTCATGGTACACGAGTCCAAGCAGAAGGTGGACCTCACTCGCTACCTGGAGAACCAGACCTTCTGCTTTGACCATGCCTTCGACGACACCGCCTCCAACGAGTTGGTGTACCAGTTCACTGCTCAGCCGCTGGTGGAGTCTATCTTCCGCAAGGGCATGGCCACCTGCTTTGCCTATGGGCAGACGGGCAGCGGGAAAACGCACACCATGGGTGGGGCCTTTTCAGGCAGGGACCAAGATTGCTCTAACGGCATCTATGCTTTGGTAGCCCAGGATGTCTTCCTCCTGCTCAAGAACTCCGCTTATGAGAAACTCGACCTCAAAGTCTATGGGACATTTTTTGAGATTTATGGGGGCAAAGTGTATGACTTATTGAACTGGAAGAAGAAGCTGCAAGTCCTTGAAGATGGCAACCAGCAAGTGCAGGTAGTAGGGCTGTGGGAACAGGAGGTGTGTTGTGTAGAGGACGTTCTAAACCTCGTGgaactggggaacagctgccggACTTCTGGACAGACTTCTGTCAATGCCCACTCTTCCAGGAGCCACGCGGTGTTCCAAGTCATCTTGAAGGCACAAGGGGAACTGCACGGCAAGTTTTCCCTCATTGATTTAGCTGGGAACGAAAGGGGAGCAGATACTGCCAAGGGCAACCGGAAGAGGCAGCTGGAAGGGGCAGAGATTAACAAGAGTCTCCTGGCTCTCAAGGAATGCATCCGGGCTTTGGGTCAGAATAAGCCTCATACTCCATTTAGAGCCAGCAAACTCACACAAGTGCTCCGGGACTCCTTTATAGGCCAAAACTCCTCCACTTGTATGATTGCTACTATCTCTCCAGGGATGGCCTCTTGTGAAAACACCCTTAACACTTTAAGATATGCAAACAGAGTAAAAGAATTAACTCTCAATGTCAGGCCCCACCATCGTAGCCTCTATCTGGTTGGACCCGAGGAACCAAAAATGTTGGAAAAGCACATTAGTAATTCAGAAATGTCCCTTCAGAGGGATGAATTTATTAAAATACCTTGTATACCAAGTGGTATACAGAGTGGGGAGGAGAAGATTAAAGGAGAAATTGAAACATTATCCACTCCATCAATGGAGAATGCTATGACTTCGTGGAAGGAATCCAATCAATGGCCCACAAAGGTGAAAGAGACCATGGATGCAGTAAACTATGACGTTGATTTTTGCATTGCTCAGTTATTAGTCATTTTGGATCAGAAAATTGGTGTTCTGACTGAGGTTCAAAAGAAACTGAGATTATTACAGTCTGACTTCCAAAAGAAGAGCAAGGTAGAGTGA